The DNA region ATATTGTGGGCGCGGGAAGGACTTAACAGAAATTGTGGTTGTGCAGGTCCCTACAGGGCATTCGGATCATCCAGGCTACTTCTGGGGCGGGGAGGTCGATGCTAATCAGTGATACCGGGAAGGTTTATGCTTTCGGGAAAGACTCGTTTGGGGAAGCTGAATATGGGGTTCAAGGTTCTAGGATAGTGAATACCCCACAACTTGTTGAGTCCTTAAAGGATATCTTTGTAGTCCAGGCTGCTATTGGAAATTTCTTTACTGCAGTGTTGTCTAGAGAAGGAAGGGTTTATACTTTCTCTTGGGGTAGTGATGGAATTCTTGGTCACCAAACGGAGCCTAATGATGTACAACCGCGCCCTTTATTAGGGGCACTCGAGAATATCCCGGTTGTGCAGATTGCTGCTGGATATTGCTACCTACTTGCTCTTGCTTGCCAGCCTAGTGGCATGTAATCATTTTCTTCACCCTCTTTTAGATGATGCTATATTCGTTTATTAATGATGACAAGTTCACAAGGGTATGGTCTTGCCTTGCCTTGCTATTTGTCTAGCTTATGGCATGTACCAACTAATTTGTTTTCATTCGCAAGTCAGTTCCGAGTCGTGGGTCTCACTGACCGCAACCTCCTTATCTTTTTTATAAGGGTATGGTCTGCCGTAATCCAAAGCTCCCTAGACTTTGATCATAGCTTCTATGAGCGGAATCACTaggtttgatgatgatgataattacGATGATTAATGACAAGGGTTATCTAGGAaacatattatttttctttgacGAGATTGTTTGTGATCAATGTACTTGAATTAAAGACTCTTTGACTTTATTATAGTCCTAACGGAATCATGAAAATACAGTTAACAACCACTTTGTTTATCCTAGGTCGGTTTATTCTGTGGGGTGTGGATTGGGCGGAAAACTCGGTCATGGTTCAAGAACAGACGAAAAATTCCCTCGATTGATTGAGCAATTTCAAACATTGAATCTTCAACCCATGGTCGTGGCTGCTGGTGCTTGGCATGCAGCTGTTGTTGGTAAGGATGGAAGGGTGTGTACATGGGGCTGGGGACGTTACGGATGTCTTGGGCACGGGAATGAAGATAGTGAATCAGTTCCGAAGGTTGTGGAAGCCTTGAGTAATGTCAAGGCCATTCATGTTGCCACAGGAGACTACACGACTTTCGTTGTATCTGATAGTGGCGATGTATATTCCTTTGGTTGTGGTGAATCTTCTAGCCTCGGACACAATAATGGTGCCGATGGACAGGTCTGAATTCCGTTGTACCTTATTTACTCGCTGGCTAAAGTTATGTATTTATCATGTGATTTGTTTCTTCAATTGTTTGATGTGTGCGTTTTCGACAGGGTAATAGACACACTAATATACTTAGGCCAGAGTTAGTGACATCTCTAAGACAAGTGAAGGAACGCGTAGTGCAGATAAGCCTAACCAATTCGATTTTCTGGAACGCCCACACCTTTGCCCTTACCGAGTCCAACAAACTATATGCATTCGGTGCCGGAGACAAAGGACAATTGGGTGTGAAGCTTGGCGAGAATCAGATTGAAAGGGGCAATCCAGAGCCGGTTGATGTTGACCTCAGTAGGTAGCTACTAATCACTCGTATTAACATCCTCACCGTAATATTTTCGTGATCATGAATACCGTCTATCTTTATCTTTGATATAGCATATGAATCTCAATCATCTTATTGCTTGGAATTCAGCATCTCTTCTGTAAATAGCAAAAGGTAAGATTGTTTTTAGTTAAGAACTTTGAAGTAGGTTCTTAGAAGGTGCCTAGCCAAATTAGTTTGCATTGCCGGACGACTCAAAAACCAAATTATGGTTTGATGCTTAAGGCATTCaaagtttaatttatttgaattgttctggttaaaaaattatttttagcaaTCTTTCATGAAGTTAATTTGATTGGTTACTCGGACTCTTTGTTTTTCCTCAACGGCTCGTGTCTCATTTTTTACTGCCGATTGTTGCGATGGTTTGTCCTTGGCTTATAAAATGTgtatgattatgtgtttgtaatTTTAGCCAAATTACTCTGAAGACTTCTTACTACTTGTCTATGATTTATTCGTTGTATCTGACGTTATATGATAGATAAA from Amaranthus tricolor cultivar Red isolate AtriRed21 chromosome 3, ASM2621246v1, whole genome shotgun sequence includes:
- the LOC130808178 gene encoding ultraviolet-B receptor UVR8, with translation MDATTSGTGTIQFCNIPEQPITATLVTSPRSSFVRQVRHCAGDWVPGEFPLAANPSIVLHVLTACNLDPQDLAKLEVTCSFFRQPANFAPDYDLSIAELAASDMCQQRAIFKIMTDEQKEDLKQRCGGSWKLVLRYLLAGEACYRREKSQAIAGPGHSIAVTSSGAAYSFGSNSSGQLGHGPTPGGLTADEYRPRLIRSLQGIRIIQATSGAGRSMLISDTGKVYAFGKDSFGEAEYGVQGSRIVNTPQLVESLKDIFVVQAAIGNFFTAVLSREGRVYTFSWGSDGILGHQTEPNDVQPRPLLGALENIPVVQIAAGYCYLLALACQPSGMSVYSVGCGLGGKLGHGSRTDEKFPRLIEQFQTLNLQPMVVAAGAWHAAVVGKDGRVCTWGWGRYGCLGHGNEDSESVPKVVEALSNVKAIHVATGDYTTFVVSDSGDVYSFGCGESSSLGHNNGADGQGNRHTNILRPELVTSLRQVKERVVQISLTNSIFWNAHTFALTESNKLYAFGAGDKGQLGVKLGENQIERGNPEPVDVDLSR